The genomic segment CGACGGTTGTGGATGTCGCCCTTCTTCGCCTTCGTGACGAGACGCTCGGCGACGGGGCGCAGACGACGGGCCTTGGCCTCGGTCGTCGTGATGCGGCCGTGCTCGAACAGCGACTTCGCGAGGTTCGCGAGCAGCAGACGCTCGTGCGCGGCGCTGCCGCCCAGACGTGCACCCTTGGCGGGACGCGGCATGGTGTTTCTCCTTGTGTGCTGCACCGGCCGTATCAGGTACCGGTGTCAGTTCCCGTGAAGCGGTCGCTCCGCGGAAGTCCATGGATCGAGGGCCCGGAGGTCCTCACGGACGGGCCGACACCGATGTGTCAGCCCGTCCGGGGGTGTTCTAGTACTGCTCGGTCTCGACGAAGCCCGCGTCCGCGTCGTCGTCGGCGCCGAAGGCGTCGGCGGCGGCGGTCGGGTCGAATCCGGGCGGGCTGTCCTTGAGGGCCAGGCCCATGCCGGCCAGCTTCGCCTTGACCTCGTCGATCGACTTCGCACCGAAGTTGCGGATGTCGAGCAGGTCGGCCTCGGAACGCGCCACGAGCTCACCCACGGAGTGGATGCCCTCGCGCTTGAGGCAGTTGTACGAGCGGACCGTGAGCTCCAGCTCCTCGATCGGCAGCGCCAGGTCGGCCGCGAGCGCGGCGTCCGTCGGCGACGGGCCCATGTCGATGCCCTCGGCGTCGATGTTGAGCTCGCGCGCCAGACCGAACAGCTCGACCAGGGTCTTGCCGGCCGACGCCATGGCGTCACGGGGACGCATGGCCTGCTTGGTCTCGACGTCGACGATCAGCTTGTCGAAGTCGGTGCGCTGCTCGACACGGGTCGCCTCGACCTTGTACGTGACCTTGAGCACCGGCGAGTAGATGGAGTCGACCGGGATACGGCCGATCTCCTGGCCCGCCTGCTTGTTCTGGACGGCGGAGACGTAGCCGCGACCGCGCTCGACGGTCAGCTCCATCTCCAGCTTGCCCTTGCCGTTCAGCGTGGCGAGGACGAGGTCCGGGTTGTGGACCTCGACGCCGGCCGGCGGCGCGATGTCGGCAGCGGTGACCAGGCCGGGACCCTGCTTGCGCAGGTACATCACGACCGGCTCGTCGTGCTCCGAGGAGACGACCAGCTGCTTGATGTTGAGGATGAGGTCGGTCACGTCCTCCTTGACGCCCGGCACGGTGGTGAACTCGTGCAGGACACCGTCGATCCGGATGCTGGTGACAGCGGCACCGGGGATCGAGGAGAGGAGGGTACGACGCAGGGAGTTGCCGAGGGTGTAACCGAAACCGGGCTCGAGCGGCTCGATGACGAACCGGGAGCGGAACTCGTCGACGACCTCTTCGGTCAACGACGGACGCTGAGCGATCAGCATGCTGATTCCTTCAGTCGTGGGCACCCACTATTTGATGCCCGACAGATACAACAAGGGTACGGGCGGTACGCCCCCGAAGGGAGGTACCGCCCGGTCCCACAGGTGTGCGTGAACACAGACGGCCATCACCGGCCGTCATGCGTCAGACGCGGCGACGCTTCGGCGGACGGCAGCCGTTGTGCGGCGTCGGGGTGACGTCCTGGATCGAACCGACCTCGAGGCCCGTGGCCTGGAGGGAGCGGATCGCGGTCTCGCGGCCGGAGCCCGGACCCTTGACGAAGACGTCAACCTTGCGCATGCCGTGCTCCTGCGCGCGGCGGGCGGCCGACTCGGCGGCCATCTGCGCGGCGAAGGGGGTGGACTTGCGCGAGCCCTTGAAGCCGACGTGGCCGGCGGAGGCCCAGGAGATCACGTTGCCCGAGGGGTCCGTGATCGAGACGATGGTGTTGTTGAACGTGCTCTTGATGTGCGCGTGGCCGTGAGCGACGTTCTTCTTTTCCTTGCGACGCACCTTCTTGGCTGCGCCCTGACGACCCTTGGGGGGCATGTCTTACTCCAGATGGAGAGGGGAGGTGATCGGTCCTACAGCGAAGACCGCTGGTTGCTGCTCGGCCGGATGTCCGGACCGCGCAGTGCGTCCGCTGAGGACTACTTCTTGCCCGGCTTCTTCTTACCGGCGATGGCGCGACGCGGGCCCTTGCGGGTACGCGCGTTCGTGCTGGTGCGCTGACCGTGCACCGGCAGGCCACGACGGTGGCGAATGCCCTGGTAGCAGCCGATCTCGATCTTGCGGCGGATGTCGCCCTGGATCTCGCGGCGGAGGTCACCCTCGGTGCGCAGGTTGGCGTCGACGAACTCGCGGATCTTGACGAGGTCCTCTTCGGCCAGGTCACGAACGCGGGTGTTCGGGTTCACGCCGGTCGCGGCGAGGATCTCCTTGGACCGGGTGCGCCCGATGCCGAAGACGTAGGTGAGGGCAACCTCCACGCGCTTTTCGCGCGGGATGTCAACACCTGAAACGCGTGCCATTCAATGGCTCCAGTTGTCATATCGGGGGTCTTCCACAGTGCCGCTCCCGACCGCCGACCGCCCGAAAGAGACGGTGGTACGCCCGGGTCCCCGGCCCCCGCCGGAGGTGTCGTCAGCCGTGGCTTGGACGGGCACTGCGTATGTACGAATTACGTGCGTCGCGCGAAGAACTGCGAGATGCAGGGGGGTCGTGCGTCAGCCCTGGCGCTGCTTGTGGCGCAGGTTGTCGCAGATGACCATGACCCGACCGTGACGGCGGATCACCTTGCACTTGTCGCAGATCTTCTTGACGCTCGGCTTGACCTTCATGGGATGTCAGGTTCTCCGGGTCAGTGCCATCGCCACGCCGAAGCGGGGCGGGGGCAAGATCTACTTGTACCGGTAGACGATCCGGCCACGCGTCAGGTCGTACGGAGAGAGCTCCACCACGACCCGGTCATCGGGGAGGATACGGATGTAGTGCATCCGCATCTTGCCGCTGATGTGCGCGAGGACCTTGTGACCGTTCTGGAGCTCCACCCGGAACATTGCGTTCGGGAGGGACTCGATCACGGTGCCCTCGATTTCGATGGCACCTTGCTTCTTGGCCACGCTTCGCCTTTCGAATCGGCTACCTTGATCGACTCCCGCTCCGTCCCTGCTACCACCAAGTGGACACACGGATGCACGAGAGCCGACGAGTCAGTCTACGTCAGCCGACCCCAAAAGACGAATCCGTCAAGTTTGCCCACTGGCCGTGATCCTTATGCCCGAACGGGCGGCGGGATCGGCCGGCGCCGGAGACCGCGCTCAGGCCAGCGGGTCCGGGGCGGCCTCGACGCCGTACTGGGCGAGCTTCTCCCGGCCGCCGTCCGGGGCGGTCAGCACCAGCGGGCCCTGCTCGGTCAGCGCGATGGAGTGCTCCCAGTGGGAGGACCAGCTGCCGTCGGTGGTCAGCACGGTCCAGTCGTCGCTGAGCACCTTCGTCTGCGCGGTGCCGAGCGAGACCATCGGCTCGATCGCCAGGCAGACGCCGGGGACCAGCTTGATGCCCTTGCCGCGCTTGCGGGAGACGTAGTTCAGCAGGTGCGGGTCCATGTGCATCTCGGTGCCGATGCCGTGGCCGCCGTAGTCCTCGATGATCCCGTACTTGCCGGTGGCCGGGCGGGGCTGGCGGCGGATGTAGCCCTCGATGGCCTTGGAGATGTCGACGAGCCGGTTGTTCACCTTCATCGCGGCGATACCGGCCCACATCGACTCCTCGGTGACCCGGGAGAGCTCGATCAGCTCCGGAGCGTGTCCGGTGCCCACGAAGGCCGTGTACGCGGCGTCGCCGTGCCAGCCGTCCACGATCGCGCCGCAGTCGATGGAGATGATGTCGCCGTCCTTGAGGACGGTCTTCTCGTCCGGGATGCCGTGGACGACGACGTCGTTCACCGAGGTGCAGATGGTCGCGGGGAAGCCGCCGTACCCGAGGAAGTTCGACTTCGCCCCGTGGTCGGCGATCACCTTGCGCGCGACCTGGTCCAGGTCGTGGGTGGAGGCGCCCGGCACGGCGGCCTCGCGGGTGGCGGCGTGAATGGCGGCGACCACGAGGCCCGCCTCACGCATCTTGGCGATCTGCTCCGGGGTCTTGATCTGCACCATTGCTGGGCGCCTCTCTGCGTCTGCGTCTGGGGGACGGGGCCGTCGCGCGGGGACCCGGGGGGCCGGGGCCCGAACCGTCATCCACGATACGGCGACAAACAGCCGGCCGCGGCGCCCTGGGGCACCGCGGCCGGCTGTGGAAGTTACTGCGTGGGTGGTGCTCAGCCCTCGTCGGACTTGAGCGCCGCCATGGCCCGCTCGGTCACCTCGGCGACCTTGCCGAGCGCGGGGACGGTCACGACCAGTCCCTGCTCGCGGTAGTAGTCGATGATCGGCTCGGTCTGCGAGTGGTAGACCTCGAGACGCGTGCGGACCGTCTCCTCGGTGTCGTCGTCCCGCTGGTACAGCTCGCCGCCGCAGGCGTCGCAGACGCCCTCGGTCTTCGGCTGGTTGTACACGACGTGGAAGACGTGCGAGCTGTCGTTGCGGCAGATGCGGCGACCCGCGATCCGCTTCACGACCTCGTCCTCGGGGACCTCCAGGTCGAGTACCGCGTCGAGGGACAGGCCCTCGCTCTTGAGCATCTCGTCCAGCGCCTCGGCCTGGCCGACGTTGCGCGGGAAGCCATCGAGGAGGAAGCCGCCCACCGCGTCCGGCTGGGACATGCGGTCCTTGGCCATCGCGATGGTCACCTCGTCCGGCACCAGCCGGCCCTTGTCCATGTAGGACCGGGCCTGCTTGCCAAGGTCGGTGCCCTGGCTGATGTTGGCGCGGAAGAGGTCGCCCGTGGAGATGTGCGGAATCGACAGGTTCTTGGCAAGGTACGCGGCCTGCGTTCCCTTGCCGGCACCAGGAGGCCCGACGAGGACGATTCGCATCAGCGGAGGAACCCTTCGTAATTGCGCTGCTGGAGCTGACTCTCGATCTGCTTCACGGTTTCCAGACCCACACCCACGATGATGAGGATGCTCGTCCCGCCGAACGGGAAGTTCTGGTTCGCACCGCCGAAGCCTGCCAACGCCATCGTCGGCACCAGAGCGATCAGGCCCAGGTACAGCGAGCCCGGCCAAGTGATCCTGTTGAGCACGTAGCTCAGGTACTCGGCTGTAGGTCGACCTGCCCGGATACCCGGGATGAACCCACCATACTTCTTCATGTTGTCGGCTACTTCTTCGGGGTTGAACGAGATCGCCACGTAGAAGAACGCGAAGAAGACGATCAGGAGGAAGTAGGACGCGATGTAGTACGGGTGGTCGCCCTTGACGAAGTGGTCCTTGATCCAGTTCGCCCAGCCCGCGTTGGAGTTGGAGAACTGGACGATCAGGGCCGGGATGTAGAGCAGCGACGAGGCGAAGATGACGGGGATGACGCCCGCCTGGTTCACCTTGAGCGGGATGTACGTGGACGTACCGCCGTAGGAACGGCGCCCGATCATGCGCTTCGCGTACTGCACCGGGATGCGGCGCTGGGCCTGCTCGACGAAGACGACGAGGCCGACCATCACCATGCCGATGAGGATGACGGTGCCGAACTCAATCCAGCCGTCGGCGAGCTTGCCGCTCTCCTTGATGGCCCACAGGGCGCTCGGGAAGCTGGCGGCGATCGAGATGAACATCAGGATCGACATGCCGTTGCCGATGCCGCGGTCGGTGATGAGCTCACCGAGCCACATGACGCAGGCGGTACCGGCGGTCATCGTGACGACCATGACGATCGTGGTGAAGATCGACTGGTTGGGGACGATCTGGTCGCCCACCGAGCAGCTGCTGAAGAGAGCGCCGCTGCGGGCGGTGGCCACCAGGCCGGTGCCCTGGAGGATGGCCAGCGCGACCGTGAGGTAACGCGTGTACTGAGTGATCTTGGTCTGCCCGGACTGTCCCTCCTTCTTGAGGGCCTCCAGTCGGGGAATGACCACGGTCAGCAGCTGAAGAATGATGCTGGCCGTGATGTACGGCATGATGCCGAGCGCGAAGATCGTGATCTGCAGCAGTGCACCACCGCTGAACATGTTGACCAGACCGAAGAGGCTGTTGTTGCCCTTGCTGGCCTGGTCGATACAGGTCTGGACGTTCTCGTAACTCACTCCCGGTACGGGAATGTGTGCCCCGAGCCGATAGAGAACGATGATGCCGAGCGTGAAGAGCAGCTTCTTGCGCAGGTCGGGCGTCTTGAACGCCCGGGCGAACGCGGTGAGCACGGTGCCTCCTGCGACCCCCGCGCTATGCGTAGAGGTGACGGTCTTGAGGGATCTACGGATACAAGAAGTCAAAGTGTCCCAGGGCGAGTGCCCGAGGGGTTAGCACACAACAACGCACGCCACCTTACCGGCGACCATGCCCCCCTAGGAACGACCGAACGGGGATGCCTCTTGAAGAGGCATCCCCGGTCGGGTGTTCAGTACATCGAGTTGTCCGAGTTGTCTCAGACGAGCTCGGTGACGGTGCCGCCGGCGGCGGCAATCTTCTCCTTGGCGGAGCCGGAGACGGCGTCAACCGAAACCTGCAGCGCCACGGAGATCTCGCCCTGTCCGAGGACCTTGACGAGGTGGTTGTTGCGCACGGCACCCTTGGCGACCAGGTCGGCCACCGTGACCTCTCCGCCCTCGGGGTAGAGCGTCGCGAGCTTGTCCAGGTTCACGACCTGGTACTCCGTGCGGAACGGGTTCTTGAAGCCCTTGAGCTTCGGCAGACGCATGTGGAGGGGCATCTGGCCACCCTCGAAGCGCTGCGGAACCTGGTAACGAGCCTTCGTTCCCTTGGTACCACGACCTGCGGTCTTACCCTTGGACGCCTCACCACGACCCACACGGGTCTTGGCGGTCTTGGCGCCCGGGGCAGGCCGGAGGTTGTGGGCCTTCAGCGGGCTGTTCTCCGCCATGTCAGTCAACCTCCTCAACCGTCACGAGGTGGCGGACGGTGTGAACCATTCCGCGGAACTCGGGGCGGTCCTCCTTGACAACCACGTCGTGCAGGCGCTTGAGCCCGAGCGAACGCAGGGTGTCGCGGTGGTTCTGCTTGCTGCCGATGTACGACTTCGTCTGCGTGATCTTGAGGCTGGCCATTACGCACCAGCCCCGGCACGCGCACGGAGCAGAGCCGCGGGAGCGACGTCCTCGAGGGGCAGACCGCGGCGGGCCGCGATCTCCTCGGGACGCTGCAGGCCCTGAAGGGCCGCCACGGTCGCGTGCACGATGTTGATCGCGTTGGAAGAACCGAGCGACTTCGACAGGATGTCGTGGACGCCGGCGCACTCGAGCACGGCACGCACCGGACCACCGGCGATAACGCCGGTACCCGGGGAAGCAGGCTTGAGCAGGACGACGCCCGCAGCCTTCTCGCCCGTGATCGGGTGAGGAATCGTGCCCTGGATGCGAGGAACCTTGAAGAAGGACTTCTTCGCTTCCTCGACACCCTTGGCGATGGCCGCGGGAACTTCCTTGGCCTTGCCGTAACCGACACCGACGGTGCCGTCACCATCGCCCACCACGACCAGCGCGGTGAAGCTGAAGCGACGACCACCCTTCACAACCTTGGCGACGCGGTTGATCGCGACAACGCGCTCAACGTACGCGGTCTTCTCGGCGGCGCTGGGGCCACCGTCACGGCCCTTCCGGTCCCGCCGCTCGCCGCCACCGGCACCGCTTCCGCGGCGCTGGGGTCCAGCCATTGGAATTACCTCTCTCTGTTACGTCCGCTGTGCGTAGGAACCGGGGCTTAGAACTTCAGCCCGGCTTCACGGGCGGCGTCAGCCAGAGCGGCAATCCGCCCGGCGTACTGGTTACCACCGCGGTCAAACACGACGGCCTCGACGCCTGCAGCCTTGGCACGCTCGGCGACCAGGGCGCCGACCTGCTGGGCCTGAGCGCTCTTGTCACCCTCGCCACCACGGATGGAGACGTCCAGGGTCGACGCCGACGCGAGCGTGTGGCCCGCGATGTCGTCGATGACCTGGGCCACGATGTGACGGTTGGAACGCGTCACGACGAGGCGGGGACGCTCCGGCGAACCGGAGACGTGCTTGCGGACGCGGATGTGGCGCCGCTTGCGGGCAGCGCGCTTGTACGCGTCGCCCTTGGCGATCTTCACGCCGTATGCCATGGCTACTTACCAGCCTTTCCGACCTTGCGGCGGATGACCTCGCCCGCGTACTTGACGCCCTTGGCCTTGTACGGGTCGGGCTTCCGCAGCTTGCGGATGTTGGCGGCTACCTCGCCGACCTTCTGCTTGTCGATGCCCTCGACGCTGAGCTTCGTGGGCGACTCGACCTTGAAGGTGATGCCTTCCGGAGCCTCGATGAGGATCGGGTGGCTGTAGCCCAGGGCGAACTCCAGGTTGGAGCCCTTCGCCTGGACGCGGTAACCGACACCGCTGATTTCGAGCGCCTTGCTGTATCCCTGGGTCACGCCGGTGATCATGTTCGCCACCAGCGTGCGGGACAGGCCGTGAAGGGCCTTGTTCTGACGCTCGTCGTTCGGGCGGACGACGTTCAGAACGCCGTCCTCACCCTTGGTGACCTCGATCGGCGCGGCAACGGTGTGCGTGAGGGAACCCTTGGGGCCCTTCACCGCGACCGTGCGGCCATCGATGGTGACGTCCACACCGGCGGGAACCTGGATGGGGAGCTTGCCGATTCGCGACATGAGCTATTCCTCCGATTCCCGACTACCAGACGTAGGCGAGGACTTCCCCACCTACGCCCTTCTTGCTGGCCTGCTGGCCGGTCAGGAGACCGTGGGACGTGGAGATGATCGCCACGCCCAGGCCGCCGAGGACCTTCGGCAGGTTGGTGGACTTTGCGTATACACGCAGACCCGGCTTCGAGATTCGCTTGATGCCGGCGATCGAGCGCTCGCGGTTCGGACCGAACTTCAGGTCGAGAACGAGGCTCTTGCCAACCTCGGCGTCCTCGACCTTCCAGCCGGTGATGAAGCCCTCCTGCTGGAGGATCTCCGCGATGTGCGACTTGATCTTGCTGTGCGGCATCACGACGGAGTCGTGGTACGCCGAGTTCGCGTTACGCAGACGCGTGAGCATGTCTGCGATCGGATCAGTCATGGTCATGAGTTGGCCTTCGGCCTCTCTCGCCGGGGTTTCCTGTATGCGCCATCCCTCTCCCCACTCAGTGGCGGGACGGGTGCGGTGCGGGGACCTACGGCGTAGTAAGTCGGTCTTGGGCGGCAGGCGCCCAACCCTTCAAGCCTACGGCATGAAAGGAGGGGCTCCTGCCGACCAGATGCTTACCGAGAGTCTCAAGGTGTTCCCAACGCCCAGAGGGCGAGGGGAAGTTACCAGGAGCTCTTGGTCACGCCCGGCAGCTCGCCACGGTGAGCCATCTCACGAAGGCACACGCGGCACAGGCCGAACTTGCGGTAGACGGAGTGCGGGCGGCCGCAGCGCTGGCAACGCGTGTACGCGCGAACGCCGAACTTCGGCTTGCGGGCAGCCTTAGCGATCAGGGACTTCTTCGCCACGGTCAGTTCTCCTTGAACGGGAAGCCGAGGTGACGAAGGAGGGCACGACCCTCGTCGTCGTTGGTCGCCGTGGTGACCACGGTGATGTCCATGCCCCGGACCCGGTCGATCTTGTCCTGGTCGATCTCGTGGAACATGACCTGCTCCGTGAGACCGAAGGTGTAGTTACCACGGCCGTCGAACTGCTTCGGCGACAGGCCACGGAAGTCACGGATACGCGGCAGCGCGAGCGACAGCGTACGGTCCAGGAACTCCCACATCCGGTCACCGCGGAGGGTGACGTGGCAGCCGATCGGCTGGCCCTCGCGCAGCTTGAACTGCGCGATGGACTTGCGGGCCTTGGTAACGGCAGGCTTCTGGCCGGTGATCGTGGTGAGGTCGCGCACGGCGCCGTCGATCAGCTTGGAGTCGCGGGCGGCGTCGCCCACACCCATGTTGACCACGATCTTGACCAGGCCGGGAACCTGCATGACGTTCTCGTACGAGAACTCCTCACGCAGCTTGCCGGCGATTTCCTCGCGGTAGCGCGTCTTGAGACGCGGCGCAGTGGTGGCAGTCATCAGATGTCCTCACCAGTCCGCTTGGCAACGCGGATCTTGTTGCCCTCGTCGTCGAAGCGGTAGCCGACGCGGGTGACGACCTTGTTGCCGTCCTTCTCCACAACCAGCTGAACGTTGCTGACGTGAATCGGGGCCTCGGTGGTGACGATGCCGCCGGTCTGCGAACCGCGAGCCGTCTGACCGGCCTTGGTGTGCTTCTTGACCCGGTTGACACCCTCGACGAGGACGCGGTCCTGAGCGGGGTAGGCCACGATGACCTTGCCCTGCTTGCCCTTGTCCTTACCGGTGATGACCTGAACCAGGTCGCCCTTCTTGATCTTCATGCTTACAGCACCTCCGGCGCGAGCGAGATGATCTTCATGAACTTCTTCTCGCGCAGCTCCCGGCCCACCGGGCCGAAGATGCGGGTGCCGCGGGGGTCGCCGTCGTTCTTCAGAATGACGGCGGCGTTCTCGTCGAAGCGGATGTACGAGCCATCCTGACGACGACGCTCCTTGACGGTGCGAACGATGACGGCCTTGACGACGTCACCCTTCTTCACGTTGCCACCGGGGATCGCGTCCTTGACGGTGGCGACGATGACGTCACCGATGCCCGCGTAGCGGCGACCCGAACCACCGAGAACACGGATGGTGAGGATTTCCTTCGCACCCGTGTTGTCGGCGACGCGAAGTCGCGACTCCTGCTGGATCACGTCTATCTCCTGATCGTCTGCCGGTTCCCGGCGGGGGCCGCTCCGTCTCCGGAACGGACCCCACCGAGCCTGGCGGAACCTGCCTGAGGGGAATCCCCCTCAGGAATTACTTGGCCTTCTCGAGGATCTCGACGATGCGCCACCGCTTCGAGGCGGACAGCGGACGCGTCTCCATGATGATGACGCGGTCGCCGACGCCGGCAGTGTTCTGCTCGTCGTGAGCCTTGAGCTTGTTCGTACGGCGGATGACCTTGCCGTACAGAGCGTGCTTCACGCGGTCCTCGACAGCGACGACGACGGTCTTGTCCATCTTGTCGCTGACGACCAGACCCTCACGGGTCTTGCGGAAACCGCGGTCGGTGTTCGTCTCAGTCACAGTCTTCTCGCTCATCAGGCGCTCTCCACCGTTTCGATGCCCAGCTCGCGCTCACGCATCAGGGTGTAGATCCGCGCGATGTCCTTACGGACGGACTTGAGCCGACCGTGGTTCTCGAGCTGACCAGTTGCCGCCTGGAAGCGGAGGTTGAACAGCTCTTCCTTGGCCTCGCGAAGCTTGTTGAGGAGCTCCTCGTTGCCCAGTTCGCGCAGCTCGGACGCCTTGGTACCGACCGACATCACGACTCACCTGCCTCGCGCCGAACAATCCGGCACTTCATCGGAAGCTTGTGAGCAGCGCGGGTAAGCGCCTCACGAGCAATCTTCTCGTTCGGGTAGGACAGCTCGAACATCACCCGTCCGGGCTTGACGTTCGCGATCCACCACTCGGGAGAACCCTTACCGGAACCCATGCGGGTCTCGGCAGGCTTCTTCGTCAGGGGACGGTCCGGGTAGATGTTGATCCAGACCTTGCCGCCACGCTTGATGTGGCGGGTCATCGCGATACGAGCTGCCTCGATCTGGCGGTTCGTCACGTACGCCGGGGTCAGCGCCTGGATGCCGTACTCGCCGAACGCAACCTGCGTGCCACCCTTGGACATGCCGCTGCGCTTCGGGTGGTGCTGCTTGCGGTGCTTGACCCTACGGGGGATCAGCATTTCGGTCAGGCCTCCGTTCCGGTGCTCTCAGCAGCCGGAGCAGCGGCGGCGGGAGCGTCGGCCTTGGGGGCCTCCGCTGCCGAGCCGGTCTGCTGCGGCTTGCGTCCACGACCGCCACGCTCGCCACCGCGGCCACCACGGCCGGCCGGGCGGTCAGCGCCGCCACGGGCCGGGCGGTTGCCGGCGCGGGCAGCAGCGTTCTCGGCGCGGACCTCGGCGATGTTCTTGACGTCGCCCTTGTAGATCCAGACCTTCACGCCGATGCGGCCGAAGGTCGTCTTGGCCTCGAAGAAGCCGTAGTCGACGTTCGCGCGGAGCGTGTGCAGGGGCACGCGGCCCTCGCGGTAGAACTCCGAGCGGGACATCTCGGCGCCGCCGAGGCGGCCACCGCACTGGATCTTGATGCCCTTGGCGCCGGCCTTCATCGAGCTCTGCATGCTCTTACGCATGGCGCGACGGAAGGAGACGCGGGAGGAGAGCTGCTCGGCGACGGCCTGGGCCACCAGCTGAGCGTCAACCTCGGGGTTCTTGACCTCGAGGATGTTCAGCTGGACCTGCTTGCCGGTCAGCTTCTCCAGCTCGCCGCGGATGCGGTCGGCCTCGGCGCCGCGGCGGCCGATGACGATGCCCGGACGAGCGGTGTGGATGTCGACGCGGACGCGGTCGCGGGTGCGCTCGATCTCAACCTTCGAGATGCCGGCGCGCTCCATGCCCTTCGTCATCATGCGACGAATGGCGACGTCTTCCTTGACGTAGTCCTTGTACAGCTTGTCGGCGTACCAACGGGACTTGAAGTCCGTGGTAATGCCGAGTCGGAACCCGTGCGGGTTTACCTTCTGGCCCATTACCGGGTTCCTTCCTTGCTGCTGACGACCACGGTGATGTGGCTGGTCCGCTTACGGATCCGGTAGGCACGGCCCTGAGCACGCGGACGGAACCGCTTCAGGGTCGGGCCCTCGTCCACGTACGCCTCGCTGATGACCAGCGAAGAGGCGTCGGTGTGGTCGTAGTTGTGTGCAGCGTTGGCGATGGCGCTGTCAAGCACCTTGCCAACCGGCACGCTCGCGGCCTGCGGGGCGAAACGCAGGACCGCCTGAGCCTCCGTGGCATCCATGCCACGGATGAGGTCCACCACGCGGCGGGCCTTCATGGGCGTGACGCGGATGTACCGCGCCTGGGCCCTGGCTTCCATGGTTGTCCCTTCGGTGTGAGTCATAGTCGTTTCCACCCCGCGCTAGCGGCGCTTCGACTTCCGGTCGTCCTTGACGTGGCCGCGGAAGGTGCGAGTCGGCGAGAACTCGCCGAGCTTGTGGCCGACCATCGACTCGGTGACGAACACCGGGACGTGGATCTTGCCGTTGTGCACCGCGATGGTGTGCCCCAGCATGGCCGGGACGATCATCGAGCGACGGGACCAGGTCTTGATGACGTTCTTGGTGCCTGCCTCGTTCTGTACGTCCACCTTCTTGATGAGGTGTCCGTCGACGAAGGGCCCCTTCTTGAGACT from the Streptomyces sp. NBC_01335 genome contains:
- the rpsH gene encoding 30S ribosomal protein S8, which translates into the protein MTMTDPIADMLTRLRNANSAYHDSVVMPHSKIKSHIAEILQQEGFITGWKVEDAEVGKSLVLDLKFGPNRERSIAGIKRISKPGLRVYAKSTNLPKVLGGLGVAIISTSHGLLTGQQASKKGVGGEVLAYVW
- the rpmC gene encoding 50S ribosomal protein L29 produces the protein MSVGTKASELRELGNEELLNKLREAKEELFNLRFQAATGQLENHGRLKSVRKDIARIYTLMRERELGIETVESA
- the rplE gene encoding 50S ribosomal protein L5, which codes for MTATTAPRLKTRYREEIAGKLREEFSYENVMQVPGLVKIVVNMGVGDAARDSKLIDGAVRDLTTITGQKPAVTKARKSIAQFKLREGQPIGCHVTLRGDRMWEFLDRTLSLALPRIRDFRGLSPKQFDGRGNYTFGLTEQVMFHEIDQDKIDRVRGMDITVVTTATNDDEGRALLRHLGFPFKEN
- the rpsQ gene encoding 30S ribosomal protein S17, producing MSEKTVTETNTDRGFRKTREGLVVSDKMDKTVVVAVEDRVKHALYGKVIRRTNKLKAHDEQNTAGVGDRVIIMETRPLSASKRWRIVEILEKAK
- the rplX gene encoding 50S ribosomal protein L24 produces the protein MKIKKGDLVQVITGKDKGKQGKVIVAYPAQDRVLVEGVNRVKKHTKAGQTARGSQTGGIVTTEAPIHVSNVQLVVEKDGNKVVTRVGYRFDDEGNKIRVAKRTGEDI
- the rplR gene encoding 50S ribosomal protein L18 gives rise to the protein MAYGVKIAKGDAYKRAARKRRHIRVRKHVSGSPERPRLVVTRSNRHIVAQVIDDIAGHTLASASTLDVSIRGGEGDKSAQAQQVGALVAERAKAAGVEAVVFDRGGNQYAGRIAALADAAREAGLKF
- a CDS encoding type Z 30S ribosomal protein S14 is translated as MAKKSLIAKAARKPKFGVRAYTRCQRCGRPHSVYRKFGLCRVCLREMAHRGELPGVTKSSW
- the rplV gene encoding 50S ribosomal protein L22, with protein sequence MEARAQARYIRVTPMKARRVVDLIRGMDATEAQAVLRFAPQAASVPVGKVLDSAIANAAHNYDHTDASSLVISEAYVDEGPTLKRFRPRAQGRAYRIRKRTSHITVVVSSKEGTR
- the rpsC gene encoding 30S ribosomal protein S3, coding for MGQKVNPHGFRLGITTDFKSRWYADKLYKDYVKEDVAIRRMMTKGMERAGISKVEIERTRDRVRVDIHTARPGIVIGRRGAEADRIRGELEKLTGKQVQLNILEVKNPEVDAQLVAQAVAEQLSSRVSFRRAMRKSMQSSMKAGAKGIKIQCGGRLGGAEMSRSEFYREGRVPLHTLRANVDYGFFEAKTTFGRIGVKVWIYKGDVKNIAEVRAENAAARAGNRPARGGADRPAGRGGRGGERGGRGRKPQQTGSAAEAPKADAPAAAAPAAESTGTEA
- the rplN gene encoding 50S ribosomal protein L14, yielding MIQQESRLRVADNTGAKEILTIRVLGGSGRRYAGIGDVIVATVKDAIPGGNVKKGDVVKAVIVRTVKERRRQDGSYIRFDENAAVILKNDGDPRGTRIFGPVGRELREKKFMKIISLAPEVL
- the rplF gene encoding 50S ribosomal protein L6 produces the protein MSRIGKLPIQVPAGVDVTIDGRTVAVKGPKGSLTHTVAAPIEVTKGEDGVLNVVRPNDERQNKALHGLSRTLVANMITGVTQGYSKALEISGVGYRVQAKGSNLEFALGYSHPILIEAPEGITFKVESPTKLSVEGIDKQKVGEVAANIRKLRKPDPYKAKGVKYAGEVIRRKVGKAGK
- the rplP gene encoding 50S ribosomal protein L16; the protein is MLIPRRVKHRKQHHPKRSGMSKGGTQVAFGEYGIQALTPAYVTNRQIEAARIAMTRHIKRGGKVWINIYPDRPLTKKPAETRMGSGKGSPEWWIANVKPGRVMFELSYPNEKIAREALTRAAHKLPMKCRIVRREAGES
- the rpsS gene encoding 30S ribosomal protein S19, whose translation is MPRSLKKGPFVDGHLIKKVDVQNEAGTKNVIKTWSRRSMIVPAMLGHTIAVHNGKIHVPVFVTESMVGHKLGEFSPTRTFRGHVKDDRKSKRR